One Arthrobacter sp. StoSoilB20 DNA segment encodes these proteins:
- a CDS encoding transglutaminase-like domain-containing protein — protein MSTAPNLRVRPRAAKGARSAGRASGAARGSIFADGRPLWHFAVDCGALAVLLFLGVLGFSLSFGGDAHYLVAGLGGVLLGLGIAVLNAHLRLGLLITAAVTFGAYMLFGSALAVPDSAVFGVLPSLDSLRTLLLGVVFSWKDMLTVGVPVGTANGTLIVPFLSSLLTALAAGLLTWRLKSPYWPLLPVLVLFVTGIAFSTSASFLNVERGVSLTIVSIVWATFRRDVLRQRSTKTVSANRPDSDAGAARRGQLRRLGTAAAVIAVAVGVTAIASPIVTASDDRKVLRNTIVPPFDPRDYITPLASFRNFVKDEKDSTLFTVKGLPKDARVRLAALDAFNGLNYTMDPNSSGNFSKVGDARSLNTLADTGSPVKGTNYTLDITVEDYQGYFVPGGRHTTGMSFSDTSGAASGLYFNAGTDTAVSTKGLSKGENYTVQVSDPGTLEHGQLTQYDFAKLTLPEAQEVPPIVASQANELSADAPTAIDRVRQIEAHFQKSGAFSNGLVTEGQLPSLPGHSAARIRNMLSAKQMLGDDEQYAVSMSLMLRHLGIPSRVVMGFYPDPKSPENGAGDIKITGKDVHAWVEVAFDRVGWVAFDPTPPKDNVPIPPDPENKSKPKPQVLQPPPPPQEPADLPPDSTPDALDADEKKNNPWLFWGPLLAAIGVALIPLGILALPLLLILLLKARRRKARFRDGHPAQRVGGGWNEVISLATDMGASIDTKSTRRESATVIAEAFPNAGGTTTMLAHRADAAVFGAGQPSEDEVKDYWEIVDSSLTDITGSVGFWKRQQARFSPRSLLSDGRAALRRRELGTTDPATRRRFTWPFKKDTTNE, from the coding sequence ATGAGCACCGCGCCCAATCTTCGCGTGCGTCCCCGCGCCGCCAAGGGAGCCAGGTCCGCAGGCCGCGCCAGTGGCGCCGCCCGCGGGTCGATTTTTGCCGACGGCCGCCCGTTGTGGCACTTCGCCGTGGATTGCGGTGCCCTGGCGGTGCTGCTTTTCCTTGGAGTCCTCGGATTCAGCCTGAGCTTCGGCGGAGACGCGCACTATCTGGTTGCAGGTCTGGGCGGTGTGCTGCTCGGACTGGGCATCGCGGTCCTGAACGCTCATCTTCGTTTGGGGCTGCTGATCACCGCAGCAGTGACCTTCGGCGCCTACATGCTGTTCGGTTCTGCCCTGGCTGTCCCGGATTCAGCGGTCTTTGGCGTCCTGCCGAGCCTCGATTCGTTGCGGACCCTGCTGCTGGGCGTGGTGTTTTCCTGGAAGGACATGCTCACAGTGGGCGTTCCCGTGGGCACAGCCAACGGGACGCTCATTGTGCCATTCCTCAGCTCGCTGCTCACGGCGCTGGCCGCGGGCCTGCTGACATGGCGCCTGAAGAGCCCGTACTGGCCGTTGCTGCCCGTCCTGGTGTTGTTCGTGACAGGTATCGCCTTCAGCACCAGTGCGAGCTTCCTCAACGTGGAGCGCGGTGTTTCCCTCACCATCGTTTCGATCGTATGGGCGACGTTCCGCCGCGATGTCCTTCGGCAGCGGAGCACCAAGACCGTCTCGGCCAACAGGCCGGATTCCGACGCCGGTGCGGCCCGCCGCGGCCAGCTTCGCAGGCTGGGGACTGCTGCTGCCGTGATCGCGGTCGCCGTCGGTGTCACCGCCATCGCCTCGCCGATTGTGACGGCCAGCGATGACCGGAAGGTCCTGCGGAACACGATTGTCCCGCCGTTCGATCCGCGTGACTACATCACTCCTCTGGCGAGCTTCCGGAACTTCGTCAAGGACGAGAAGGACAGCACGCTTTTTACCGTCAAGGGCTTGCCCAAGGATGCCCGTGTGCGCCTGGCTGCGCTGGACGCCTTCAACGGCCTGAACTACACCATGGATCCCAACAGTTCCGGCAACTTCAGCAAGGTGGGCGACGCCCGCTCGCTCAATACGCTGGCCGATACCGGGAGCCCGGTGAAGGGCACCAACTACACCTTGGACATCACTGTGGAGGACTACCAGGGGTACTTCGTCCCGGGCGGCCGGCACACCACCGGCATGAGTTTCTCCGACACGTCCGGCGCGGCCTCAGGGCTTTACTTCAATGCCGGTACGGACACCGCTGTAAGCACCAAGGGTTTGTCCAAGGGTGAGAACTACACCGTGCAGGTCTCGGACCCCGGTACCTTGGAGCACGGGCAGTTGACGCAGTACGACTTCGCAAAGCTCACTCTGCCTGAGGCGCAGGAGGTCCCGCCGATCGTCGCCTCCCAGGCCAACGAATTGTCCGCGGATGCGCCGACGGCCATTGACCGCGTGCGGCAGATTGAAGCTCACTTCCAGAAGAGCGGTGCGTTCAGCAATGGCTTGGTGACGGAGGGACAGCTTCCGAGCCTGCCCGGCCACAGCGCCGCACGTATCCGGAACATGCTCTCCGCCAAGCAGATGCTGGGCGATGATGAGCAGTACGCCGTCTCCATGTCCCTCATGCTCCGGCACCTGGGCATCCCCTCGCGCGTGGTGATGGGCTTCTACCCCGATCCGAAGAGCCCCGAAAATGGCGCCGGGGATATCAAAATCACCGGCAAGGACGTCCATGCCTGGGTTGAGGTTGCTTTCGACCGTGTGGGTTGGGTTGCGTTCGATCCCACCCCGCCCAAAGACAACGTGCCCATTCCGCCGGACCCGGAAAACAAGTCCAAGCCCAAGCCGCAGGTGCTGCAGCCACCGCCCCCGCCGCAGGAACCGGCAGACCTCCCGCCGGACTCCACCCCCGATGCCTTGGACGCTGATGAGAAGAAGAACAACCCTTGGCTGTTCTGGGGTCCGTTGTTGGCAGCCATCGGTGTTGCGCTGATTCCGTTGGGGATCCTGGCCTTGCCGCTGTTGCTCATCCTCCTGTTGAAGGCACGACGCCGGAAGGCCCGTTTCCGTGACGGCCACCCTGCGCAGCGGGTCGGCGGCGGATGGAACGAAGTGATCAGCCTTGCCACCGACATGGGTGCCTCGATCGATACCAAGTCCACGCGCCGCGAGTCGGCCACGGTCATCGCGGAGGCGTTCCCGAACGCGGGCGGCACCACCACGATGCTGGCCCACCGCGCCGACGCTGCCGTTTTTGGCGCCGGTCAACCAAGCGAGGACGAGGTCAAGGACTACTGGGAGATCGTTGACTCGTCCTTGACCGACATCACTGGAAGCGTCGGTTTCTGGAAACGGCAGCAAGCCAGGTTCTCGCCGCGGTCCCTGTTGTCCGATGGCCGGGCCGCCTTGAGGCGCCGGGAGCTGGGAACCACTGATCCGGCGACACGTCGTCGCTTCACCTGGCCGTTCAAGAAGGACACCACCAATGAGTAA
- a CDS encoding protein phosphatase 2C domain-containing protein, protein MNSQPATPANAEAGVPGGPSFGLSYGYGTDRGLRRELNEDSFIAADPVFAVADGMGGHEAGEIASGMCVRALGSAPELASGVRTASAADLQACLLRADAAIRNATGARAGTTLSGVVVVEQMDLPYWLVMNIGDSRTYRLSQGEFTQVSVDHSEVQELVDSGDITAEQATVHPRRHVVTRALGTGDETEADFWLLPIQEGDRIMICSDGLNGELGDDHMFRILSTVAHPQDAVDALIQAALRSGGRDNVTVIVVDAKNVLNDAGIATTAPRPEVAAEVEEDTLPRAWVNGTDELPAADQEEGVDGKQ, encoded by the coding sequence ATGAATTCACAGCCGGCCACCCCTGCCAACGCCGAAGCAGGTGTCCCGGGCGGGCCATCCTTTGGCCTGAGCTATGGGTACGGTACGGACCGCGGCCTGCGCCGTGAATTGAACGAGGATTCGTTCATCGCTGCCGACCCCGTCTTCGCGGTGGCCGATGGCATGGGCGGGCACGAAGCCGGAGAAATTGCCAGCGGCATGTGCGTCCGGGCCCTGGGCAGCGCCCCCGAACTTGCTTCCGGTGTCCGCACAGCATCCGCGGCGGATCTGCAGGCCTGCCTCTTGAGGGCTGACGCGGCTATTCGAAACGCCACCGGAGCCCGGGCCGGAACCACGCTGTCCGGCGTCGTGGTGGTGGAACAGATGGACCTGCCCTATTGGCTGGTGATGAACATCGGCGATTCCAGGACATACCGCCTCAGCCAGGGGGAGTTCACCCAGGTGAGCGTTGACCACTCCGAGGTGCAGGAACTGGTGGATTCCGGGGACATCACCGCCGAGCAGGCAACGGTCCATCCCCGGCGGCACGTAGTGACCCGCGCCCTGGGTACCGGCGATGAGACCGAAGCCGATTTCTGGTTGCTTCCCATCCAGGAAGGCGACCGGATCATGATTTGCTCCGACGGCCTCAACGGTGAACTGGGCGATGACCACATGTTCCGTATCCTCAGCACCGTGGCCCATCCGCAGGACGCCGTGGACGCGCTGATCCAGGCCGCACTCAGAAGCGGCGGCCGTGACAACGTCACCGTCATAGTGGTGGACGCCAAGAACGTCCTGAACGACGCCGGCATCGCCACCACTGCACCCCGCCCCGAGGTTGCCGCCGAGGTTGAAGAGGACACGCTTCCCAGGGCCTGGGTGAATGGAACAGACGAGCTTCCCGCGGCGGACCAGGAGGAAGGCGTCGATGGCAAGCAGTAA
- a CDS encoding DUF58 domain-containing protein, with amino-acid sequence MSSSTPLTRAADSFKRATAAVSGKIRGARTPRNEPGNRPGRTGKPGKSSSLHPAAVWAEAAGTAAQFLSPAWTRVRVVWLKFVWPVLSVVSLLGWVVLAAAIGLWWAGQAWGWQEAKSAAMVAFLLFVLAIAFIVGRSAYGVVLDLARTRVAVGDDAVGSIAVSNVSTRPLLPAALELPVGANTAVFHLPRMKPAQVHEDLFTIPTARRAVIVVGPVRSVRADPLHLLRRRVMWTEPVDLFVHPRTVSLGSSAAGFIRDLEGMPTTELSSADVSFHALRDYVPGDDRRHIHWKTTARTNKLMVRQFEETRRAHLAIALSINTDEYDSEPEFEMAISVAASIGRQAISEQRDLDVLTQRGPLRCETGRNLLDDATRIVGAPMRKTAVDLARNLSDAVPNASVVFFVVGSHVSATQLRTCAASVPPGVRSLAVRVQPGAAPSRANIADLTVLTVGDLDDLAIVLRKAAA; translated from the coding sequence ATGTCCTCCAGCACACCCCTGACCCGGGCTGCTGACTCGTTCAAGCGCGCTACGGCGGCAGTGAGCGGCAAGATCCGCGGCGCCCGCACTCCCCGGAACGAACCAGGCAACCGCCCTGGCCGAACCGGGAAACCGGGCAAGTCCAGCTCACTTCACCCGGCCGCCGTCTGGGCCGAAGCCGCGGGAACAGCCGCCCAGTTCCTTTCTCCGGCGTGGACCAGGGTCCGCGTTGTCTGGTTGAAGTTCGTGTGGCCGGTCCTGTCCGTAGTGAGCCTGCTGGGCTGGGTGGTCCTGGCTGCTGCGATCGGACTCTGGTGGGCCGGACAGGCTTGGGGCTGGCAGGAAGCCAAGTCCGCGGCAATGGTCGCCTTCCTCCTGTTCGTCCTGGCGATTGCCTTCATCGTTGGCCGCTCGGCCTACGGTGTGGTCCTGGACCTTGCCCGCACGCGCGTGGCTGTGGGCGATGACGCGGTGGGCAGTATTGCGGTGTCCAACGTCTCCACCAGGCCGTTGCTGCCGGCCGCGTTGGAACTTCCGGTCGGCGCCAATACTGCTGTGTTCCATCTGCCCCGCATGAAGCCGGCGCAGGTCCACGAGGATCTCTTCACCATCCCCACGGCCCGGCGCGCCGTGATCGTGGTGGGTCCGGTTCGCTCGGTACGCGCCGACCCCCTCCACCTCCTGCGCCGTAGGGTGATGTGGACGGAACCGGTGGACCTCTTCGTCCACCCCCGCACGGTGTCGCTGGGCAGCTCTGCCGCCGGCTTCATCCGTGACCTCGAAGGCATGCCCACCACGGAGCTGTCCAGCGCGGATGTCTCCTTCCATGCACTTCGGGATTATGTTCCGGGCGATGACCGCCGCCATATCCACTGGAAGACCACGGCACGTACCAACAAACTCATGGTCCGCCAGTTCGAAGAAACCCGCCGCGCCCACCTTGCCATCGCCCTGTCCATCAACACTGACGAATACGATTCCGAGCCTGAATTCGAAATGGCCATCTCAGTGGCGGCATCCATCGGACGCCAGGCCATCAGTGAGCAGCGCGATCTCGACGTCCTGACCCAAAGAGGACCGCTCCGCTGCGAAACCGGCCGCAACCTGCTGGACGACGCCACCCGCATTGTCGGGGCACCCATGCGGAAGACCGCCGTCGACCTCGCACGCAACCTGTCCGACGCCGTTCCGAACGCTTCGGTGGTGTTCTTCGTCGTGGGCAGCCACGTCAGCGCGACCCAGCTCCGAACCTGCGCCGCGTCCGTACCTCCGGGAGTCCGAAGCCTGGCGGTGCGCGTCCAACCCGGCGCGGCGCCGTCGAGGGCCAACATCGCGGACCTGACGGTCCTCACGGTGGGCGACCTGGACGACCTCGCCATTGTCCTTCGAAAGGCGGCAGCATGA
- a CDS encoding RDD family protein: MSNEAELCPACKHAVRPGAAFCTQCGSPLSNRGARKEGNINHAQKAALEFATRQGVPDPGSISVVSAAASPAHPVPPGTSNAPDRITGPGGGTTMTTKLDLVPASAGKRLGAAVLDWLGPLAVLATTFAIGIAGITQTRRNGFIVYDTGLLVLLGSIGLGVTVVYIFVLLALEAKSGNTIGNQLMGIRSSDAEGYAPGAGAVFVRGIVTGSVLLLGGITSVVLSALGLISLVLWIGLPLIFLGVVWAILVVVSNAWDKDGKLRGWQDKAAKSLMFDVHAGRNPVATGGIQGPYSFAPMDLPPVQPVASPVPSGAGQSAPRTASPAQGTKAHGIQAQGIQSQGPQVHATPAVPAAQQPSHDPNQWRPPSAPWPPAAAQRPAPVAQQPHVIQPPVAPEPQVIQQPPAPVPGFAGHPDDDVERTQMRPGAERAQAVLRIRIDDGQDVQLGGSVLLGRNPAPQPGEAVEQLMPVADPGRSISKTHLHLRVDGDGVWVTDRNSTNGSAVTTPDGLQTRLHPGQAVLVRPGSTVHFGDRSFHLGQA; encoded by the coding sequence ATGAGTAATGAGGCCGAACTCTGCCCGGCCTGCAAGCATGCGGTCCGTCCCGGGGCTGCGTTCTGCACCCAGTGCGGTTCCCCGCTGAGCAACCGTGGAGCCCGCAAGGAAGGGAACATCAACCACGCCCAAAAAGCGGCTTTGGAGTTCGCCACCCGGCAGGGCGTGCCCGATCCCGGTAGTATCTCGGTAGTGTCGGCGGCGGCGTCGCCGGCACACCCGGTGCCACCGGGAACCAGCAACGCGCCGGACCGTATCACTGGGCCAGGGGGAGGGACCACCATGACCACCAAGCTCGACTTGGTGCCCGCATCTGCAGGCAAAAGGCTGGGCGCTGCTGTGCTGGATTGGCTTGGACCACTAGCAGTCCTGGCCACCACCTTCGCCATAGGCATCGCGGGCATCACCCAAACCCGCCGGAACGGCTTCATTGTTTATGACACCGGCCTGCTGGTCCTCCTGGGCAGCATCGGCCTGGGCGTCACCGTTGTCTACATCTTTGTTCTGCTTGCCCTTGAGGCGAAATCCGGCAACACCATTGGCAACCAGCTCATGGGAATCCGCAGCTCCGATGCCGAGGGGTACGCTCCCGGCGCAGGCGCCGTTTTTGTTCGTGGCATCGTCACCGGCAGTGTCCTGCTCCTCGGCGGGATCACCTCGGTAGTCCTTTCCGCGCTTGGCCTGATTTCCCTGGTCCTGTGGATCGGGCTTCCTTTGATATTCCTTGGTGTTGTGTGGGCCATCCTGGTGGTGGTCTCCAATGCCTGGGATAAAGACGGCAAACTGCGCGGCTGGCAGGACAAGGCAGCGAAATCCTTGATGTTCGATGTCCACGCGGGACGCAACCCCGTGGCTACCGGCGGAATTCAGGGGCCCTACAGTTTCGCTCCAATGGACCTGCCGCCGGTGCAGCCAGTGGCTTCTCCGGTGCCGTCCGGCGCAGGGCAGTCCGCCCCGAGGACTGCTTCCCCAGCTCAGGGGACTAAAGCCCATGGGATTCAAGCCCAGGGGATTCAATCGCAGGGGCCTCAGGTGCATGCGACCCCTGCGGTGCCGGCCGCGCAGCAACCCTCCCACGACCCCAACCAGTGGCGTCCGCCGTCGGCTCCATGGCCCCCTGCGGCAGCACAACGCCCGGCCCCTGTGGCGCAGCAGCCGCATGTCATTCAGCCGCCGGTCGCCCCTGAACCCCAGGTCATCCAACAACCTCCTGCACCGGTTCCCGGCTTTGCCGGGCACCCCGACGACGACGTCGAGCGCACCCAGATGCGTCCCGGGGCCGAGCGTGCGCAAGCGGTCCTGCGGATCCGGATCGACGACGGCCAGGACGTCCAGCTTGGTGGCTCGGTTCTTCTGGGACGCAACCCTGCCCCGCAGCCAGGGGAAGCGGTGGAACAACTGATGCCAGTAGCGGACCCCGGCCGGTCCATCTCCAAAACCCACCTGCATCTGCGCGTGGATGGCGATGGCGTCTGGGTCACAGACAGAAACTCCACCAACGGCAGTGCCGTTACCACGCCCGACGGCCTCCAGACTCGACTCCATCCGGGCCAGGCTGTCCTGGTCCGACCCGGTTCCACCGTTCACTTTGGCGACCGTTCCTTCCACCTAGGACAAGCATGA
- a CDS encoding FHA domain-containing protein has translation MASSNLSETRYQQGDWFGVVRNGTVVLLGPDTPHALIDTVWGLLESAPEAHEVLHEVTDAFGVSLSRIPPFGIIDAKDALRVFLRGDLELLVQFESGAEQLTGRDVTTWTERRLAGATSYSLRIGGGSASDMPLNSLPVAEGVVLLSALEAAPGEPVSDDVPAIPASAVPVEVPAKDGNTGPAVPVISAAAVPVEVPAKERDAGSAVRDSVSDETMIGYTEADLGLTIAPGQLSASQPTDDRHADDRHADDQHADDQDADDQHADILPAAGRPVDQESHVAEQSFEGVAADRTRAASLTIAPAGEGTAAAGSSQAGALPDSPGLQSPETNDDAKEAAVAAPPADGPADGPAVEDVQEASEAPVHTSTTDPLLPTLETTTNYDHLWDKTVMRNIEDAAVRVEDDSDDHDAPVSQMSGAPASKTPDAPGSPIQQPSAPERHGQPIELPPAVEPAVESVEQPPAATGGSGLIDSVPWLRNNPTAPDTGSVPPPLSNMPAVPAIGSVPAPGQAPSARGVDAAPQLPGGWPAAPSPAVDEDSDHDGQTIMKSSLAADPTDAAKPASDAAKDASEAAVANGPSVLARVCSQGHANPPTYPQCSVCGTALSGDAQQVPRPRLGRMRLSTGELIDLDQSLIIGRQPSVSRVQGGTMPKLVQVESPGGDISRSHVEVRLEGWHVMLCDLKATNGTVLIREGQAPRRLAQNEMAILLDGDIAELGDDISLRFEEIL, from the coding sequence ATGGCAAGCAGTAACCTGTCGGAGACCCGCTACCAGCAGGGTGACTGGTTCGGCGTGGTACGGAACGGAACGGTGGTGCTCCTTGGCCCGGATACGCCGCACGCCCTGATTGATACTGTTTGGGGGTTGCTGGAATCAGCTCCCGAGGCCCACGAAGTCCTCCACGAGGTAACGGACGCCTTTGGCGTATCCCTGAGCCGCATCCCTCCGTTCGGGATCATTGACGCCAAGGATGCGCTCCGTGTGTTCCTTCGTGGTGATCTTGAACTGCTGGTCCAGTTCGAGTCGGGTGCCGAACAGCTCACCGGACGTGATGTCACTACATGGACCGAACGCCGGCTCGCCGGCGCAACTTCCTACAGCCTCCGGATTGGTGGCGGTTCCGCCTCGGACATGCCCTTGAACAGCCTTCCCGTGGCGGAGGGCGTGGTGCTCTTGTCAGCACTGGAAGCTGCCCCCGGCGAACCCGTCAGCGATGACGTGCCCGCAATACCCGCTTCAGCCGTTCCCGTGGAGGTGCCGGCAAAGGACGGCAACACCGGGCCCGCCGTGCCGGTGATATCCGCTGCAGCCGTTCCTGTGGAGGTGCCGGCCAAGGAACGCGACGCCGGGTCTGCCGTGCGGGACAGCGTTTCGGACGAGACCATGATCGGTTACACCGAGGCAGACCTGGGCCTGACCATCGCACCGGGCCAGCTTTCCGCCAGCCAACCCACTGATGACCGGCACGCTGATGACCGGCACGCTGATGACCAGCACGCTGATGACCAAGACGCTGATGACCAGCACGCTGATATCCTGCCGGCCGCTGGCCGGCCAGTGGACCAGGAGTCCCACGTGGCCGAGCAATCTTTTGAAGGGGTTGCGGCTGACCGTACCCGAGCGGCTTCACTGACAATTGCCCCGGCAGGGGAGGGCACCGCGGCGGCTGGGTCTTCGCAAGCGGGCGCACTTCCGGATTCCCCTGGCCTCCAGAGTCCGGAAACGAACGACGACGCGAAGGAAGCGGCGGTTGCGGCACCACCCGCGGACGGACCCGCAGATGGCCCTGCGGTTGAGGACGTTCAGGAGGCGTCGGAAGCCCCTGTCCACACCAGCACCACCGATCCGTTGTTGCCCACGTTGGAAACCACCACCAATTACGATCACCTGTGGGACAAGACGGTGATGCGGAATATTGAAGACGCGGCTGTCCGCGTGGAAGACGATTCCGATGACCACGACGCCCCGGTGTCCCAGATGTCTGGTGCCCCGGCGTCCAAGACACCGGATGCCCCCGGGTCCCCGATTCAGCAACCCTCCGCTCCGGAACGCCATGGGCAACCCATTGAGCTGCCCCCCGCCGTGGAACCCGCCGTGGAATCCGTCGAGCAACCCCCGGCAGCCACCGGAGGCTCCGGGCTGATCGATTCCGTCCCTTGGCTCCGCAACAATCCCACTGCACCGGACACGGGCAGCGTTCCGCCACCGCTTTCGAATATGCCCGCGGTGCCGGCCATTGGGTCGGTTCCAGCTCCCGGGCAGGCTCCCTCAGCGCGTGGAGTGGACGCTGCCCCGCAGCTTCCAGGCGGCTGGCCAGCGGCGCCTTCTCCCGCGGTTGACGAAGATTCAGATCATGACGGCCAAACCATCATGAAGAGCAGCCTTGCTGCTGATCCCACGGACGCGGCCAAACCAGCGTCGGATGCGGCGAAAGACGCGTCGGAGGCAGCGGTTGCCAACGGACCAAGCGTCCTGGCGAGGGTGTGCTCCCAAGGGCACGCGAATCCGCCTACCTACCCGCAGTGTTCCGTGTGCGGTACCGCCTTGTCCGGCGATGCGCAGCAGGTCCCACGTCCACGTCTTGGCCGGATGCGCCTTTCGACAGGTGAGCTGATTGATCTTGACCAGTCGCTCATCATTGGACGGCAACCTTCCGTTTCCCGTGTCCAGGGCGGCACCATGCCCAAGCTGGTGCAGGTGGAAAGCCCCGGTGGGGACATCTCCCGCTCCCACGTCGAGGTCAGGTTGGAAGGTTGGCACGTCATGCTGTGCGACCTGAAAGCAACCAACGGAACCGTGTTGATCAGGGAAGGCCAGGCACCCCGCAGGCTTGCCCAAAACGAGATGGCCATCCTGCTCGATGGCGATATCGCAGAGTTGGGTGACGATATTTCATTGCGTTTCGAGGAGATTCTTTGA
- a CDS encoding serine/threonine-protein kinase: MSSKRPPAPPPPIPGFQYVSLLGSGGFSDVYLYEQDRPRRKVAVKVLLSDLKTEGARRRFESEANLMAQLSSHPYIVTIFEAEITENGHSYLAMEYCSRPSLDVRYRRQRFSVDEVLAVGIQVASAVETAHRAGIVHRDIKPANILVTDYNRPALTDFGISGTIGADTEDDAGMSIPWSPPEQFRGGAVDGVPVDIWALGATLYTLLAGRSPFVLPGQDNSQRELISRITNSPLPRLGRADVPESLELVLATAMAKSPGSRYSSAHAFALALQRIQTELNLSVTPFEVLEEPGHGDEQHPDDNFEETRVRSIASIDPDASGTATTGSAPTFPARTFPSTVPGATRPPAQSAGPPQTVQPAQFRPAQQTPGSAAQPATPAQQASAAQQASPAQSTQAAAQQTPPQFHAPARDNSPVQEPDVAESTVLRGWQSSPEPVDDATISRSSASAGVPTAVDDDAPAADHSKRNLWLAATGAAVLVVAVVVGVVLGSSAQPKVAPTETASKPPADPLDSGSVPDVEALSAARDTKDPNIIVFSWKNPQPKEGDTYKWRTKSAKADGAYETTQTEKAFVSGFGETPICVQVIIVRSDGSASPEGPESIACLEG; encoded by the coding sequence TTGAGTTCCAAGAGGCCCCCCGCGCCGCCTCCACCCATCCCGGGATTCCAGTACGTCAGCCTGCTCGGCTCCGGTGGATTCTCGGATGTTTACCTGTACGAGCAAGACAGGCCGCGCCGGAAAGTAGCCGTCAAGGTGCTGCTGTCGGACCTGAAGACCGAGGGCGCACGCCGTCGCTTCGAGTCCGAGGCCAACCTGATGGCCCAGTTGTCCTCGCACCCGTACATTGTCACGATCTTCGAAGCAGAGATCACCGAGAACGGCCATTCCTACCTCGCCATGGAGTATTGCTCCAGGCCAAGCCTTGATGTCCGCTACCGTCGCCAGCGGTTCAGCGTGGACGAGGTCCTGGCCGTCGGCATCCAGGTGGCATCCGCCGTCGAGACTGCCCACCGGGCCGGCATTGTCCACCGGGACATCAAGCCGGCGAACATCCTGGTCACTGACTACAACCGGCCTGCCCTGACGGACTTTGGGATTTCCGGCACCATTGGCGCGGACACCGAGGACGACGCCGGCATGTCCATTCCGTGGTCGCCGCCTGAGCAGTTCCGTGGCGGCGCAGTGGACGGGGTTCCCGTGGACATCTGGGCCCTGGGGGCAACCCTTTACACGCTTTTGGCCGGCCGTTCGCCGTTCGTTTTGCCCGGACAGGACAACTCCCAGCGGGAGCTGATTTCACGCATCACCAATTCGCCCCTGCCCAGGCTGGGGCGGGCGGATGTTCCGGAGTCGCTGGAATTGGTCCTGGCTACGGCCATGGCGAAATCGCCAGGGTCCCGCTACTCGTCGGCCCACGCTTTTGCCTTGGCGCTCCAGCGGATCCAGACAGAACTGAACCTGTCCGTGACGCCGTTCGAGGTACTCGAAGAGCCCGGGCACGGTGACGAGCAGCATCCGGATGACAACTTCGAAGAAACCCGGGTCCGGAGCATTGCATCCATCGATCCGGACGCCTCCGGAACGGCCACCACGGGCTCGGCTCCCACGTTCCCGGCGCGGACTTTTCCCTCCACTGTTCCAGGAGCCACCCGGCCTCCTGCGCAGTCGGCTGGTCCGCCCCAAACGGTACAGCCGGCCCAGTTCAGGCCCGCACAGCAAACGCCAGGAAGCGCTGCCCAGCCAGCAACCCCTGCCCAGCAAGCCAGCGCTGCCCAACAAGCCAGCCCTGCCCAATCAACGCAAGCAGCCGCCCAGCAAACCCCGCCCCAATTTCACGCGCCTGCCCGGGACAACAGCCCTGTGCAAGAACCGGACGTCGCAGAGTCCACAGTGCTGCGGGGGTGGCAGTCCTCGCCTGAGCCTGTGGATGATGCCACCATCAGCCGCTCCTCTGCCTCCGCAGGGGTGCCAACGGCTGTTGACGACGACGCCCCGGCCGCCGACCACAGCAAACGCAACCTGTGGCTCGCCGCCACCGGAGCAGCAGTCTTGGTGGTCGCCGTCGTTGTTGGCGTGGTCCTGGGCTCCTCGGCGCAACCAAAGGTTGCACCGACAGAAACGGCGAGCAAGCCCCCGGCCGATCCCCTGGACAGTGGAAGCGTCCCCGACGTCGAAGCACTGTCCGCAGCGCGGGACACCAAGGACCCGAACATCATTGTTTTCTCCTGGAAGAATCCGCAGCCAAAAGAGGGCGACACCTATAAGTGGCGCACCAAATCGGCCAAAGCCGACGGCGCCTATGAGACAACCCAGACCGAGAAGGCGTTTGTTTCCGGATTCGGTGAAACGCCCATTTGTGTCCAGGTCATCATTGTCCGCTCTGATGGCAGCGCCTCACCGGAAGGCCCGGAATCCATTGCTTGCCTGGAAGGCTGA